Proteins encoded in a region of the Streptomyces violaceoruber genome:
- a CDS encoding DNA-3-methyladenine glycosylase I — protein MSAGEAVAGPDGALRCPWALSTADYVTYHDDEWGRPVHGDDALYERLSLEAFQSGLSWITILRRRTGFRSAFAGFEIAKVAAFTDTDRERLLADTGIIRNRAKIDATLTNARVLAEWAPGDLDELIWSHAPDPAGRPAPKTLTDVPAVTPESTALSKALKKRGLRFVGPTTAYALMQACGLVDDHLAACVARRH, from the coding sequence GTGAGCGCCGGGGAGGCCGTCGCGGGCCCGGACGGCGCGCTGCGCTGCCCCTGGGCGCTGTCCACCGCGGACTACGTCACGTACCACGACGACGAGTGGGGCCGCCCGGTCCACGGGGACGACGCGCTGTACGAACGGCTCAGCCTGGAGGCCTTCCAGTCCGGCCTCTCCTGGATCACCATCCTGCGCAGGCGCACCGGCTTCCGCAGCGCCTTCGCCGGCTTCGAGATCGCCAAGGTCGCGGCCTTCACCGACACCGACCGCGAGCGCCTGCTCGCCGACACCGGCATCATCCGCAACCGCGCCAAGATCGACGCGACCCTTACCAACGCGCGCGTGCTGGCCGAGTGGGCCCCCGGCGACCTGGACGAGCTGATCTGGTCGCACGCCCCGGACCCGGCCGGCCGCCCGGCCCCGAAGACCCTCACCGACGTCCCGGCCGTGACCCCGGAGTCCACGGCTCTGTCCAAGGCCCTGAAGAAGCGGGGCCTGCGCTTCGTCGGCCCGACGACGGCGTACGCGCTGATGCAGGCGTGCGGACTGGTCGACGACCACCTGGCGGCGTGCGTGGCCCGCAGACACTGA
- a CDS encoding DUF3117 domain-containing protein, whose product MAAMKPRTGDGPLEVTKEGRGIVMRVPLEGGGRLVVELTPDEADALGDALKKVVG is encoded by the coding sequence ATGGCGGCCATGAAGCCGCGGACGGGCGATGGCCCGCTCGAGGTGACCAAGGAGGGGCGGGGCATCGTCATGCGCGTTCCGCTCGAAGGCGGCGGGCGGCTCGTCGTCGAGCTGACCCCCGATGAGGCCGACGCGCTCGGCGACGCCCTCAAGAAGGTCGTCGGCTGA
- a CDS encoding O-methyltransferase, giving the protein MCGFPTPTDTVTPRQRRGQERVITGNRQTSWAFADAYVAEDDALLWARDRAREAGLRSVTPGTGSALGLLAAAVDAKAVAEIGTGCGVSGIHLLHGMRPDGVLTTVDPEPEHQQFARQAFRAAGFASNRARFIPGRALDVLPRLADAGYDLVFCDGDRLEYLDYLAESLRLLRPGGLVAFEGVFGAGRTIDSGPQPTEVLRVRELLRAVRESQELVPSLLPVGDGLLCAVKR; this is encoded by the coding sequence ATCTGCGGGTTCCCGACGCCAACGGATACAGTCACGCCGAGGCAACGACGGGGACAGGAGAGGGTCATTACCGGCAACCGGCAGACGAGCTGGGCGTTCGCCGACGCCTATGTCGCCGAGGACGACGCGCTGCTCTGGGCACGCGACCGGGCCCGCGAGGCCGGCCTGCGCTCGGTGACCCCGGGCACGGGCTCCGCCCTGGGGCTGCTCGCCGCCGCCGTGGACGCCAAGGCCGTCGCGGAGATCGGCACCGGCTGCGGCGTCTCCGGTATCCATCTGCTGCACGGCATGCGGCCGGACGGGGTACTGACCACCGTCGACCCGGAGCCCGAGCACCAGCAGTTCGCCCGCCAGGCCTTCCGTGCCGCGGGATTCGCCAGCAACCGGGCCCGGTTCATTCCCGGGCGCGCCCTGGACGTGCTGCCCCGCCTCGCGGACGCCGGATACGACCTGGTCTTCTGCGACGGCGACCGGCTGGAGTACCTGGACTACCTCGCCGAATCGTTGCGCCTGCTGCGCCCGGGAGGTCTCGTCGCCTTCGAGGGCGTCTTCGGCGCCGGCCGCACGATCGACTCGGGACCGCAGCCCACCGAGGTGCTGCGGGTGCGGGAACTCCTGCGCGCGGTGCGGGAGAGCCAGGAGCTGGTGCCGTCACTGCTGCCGGTGGGCGACGGACTGCTGTGCGCCGTGAAGCGCTGA
- the chcB gene encoding 2-cyclohexenylcarbonyl CoA isomerase translates to MSMADTVLYEVSDGLATITLNRPEAMNALNIETKVALRDAVRSAAADDAVRAVLLTAAGDRAFCVGQDLKEHIGLLAADRETGSGQTMSTVREHYNPIVRALAGAEKPVVAAVNGVAAGAGLGFALAADYRIVADTAAFNTSFAGVALTADSGISWTLPRVVGPGRAADLLLFPRSIRAQEAYELGIATRVVPAADLRAEAEKTARALAEGPTVAYAALKEAMAYGLTHSLSETLDKEDELQSRAGASEDHAIAVRAFVEKEKPKYLGR, encoded by the coding sequence ATCTCCATGGCCGACACCGTGCTCTACGAAGTGAGCGACGGGCTCGCGACGATCACGCTGAACCGCCCCGAGGCGATGAACGCGCTGAACATCGAGACCAAGGTCGCGCTCCGGGACGCGGTGCGCTCCGCGGCGGCGGACGACGCCGTACGGGCGGTGCTGCTGACCGCGGCCGGGGACCGGGCGTTCTGTGTCGGCCAGGACCTCAAGGAGCACATCGGGCTGCTGGCCGCCGACCGGGAGACGGGCTCGGGGCAGACGATGAGCACGGTGCGCGAGCACTACAACCCGATCGTCCGGGCGCTGGCCGGCGCGGAGAAGCCGGTGGTCGCCGCCGTGAACGGCGTGGCGGCCGGCGCGGGGCTCGGTTTCGCGCTCGCCGCGGACTACCGGATCGTCGCGGACACGGCGGCGTTCAACACGTCCTTCGCGGGCGTGGCGCTCACCGCGGACTCCGGCATCTCCTGGACGCTGCCGCGCGTCGTCGGCCCCGGCCGCGCCGCCGACCTGCTGCTCTTCCCGCGCAGCATCCGCGCGCAGGAGGCGTACGAGCTGGGCATCGCCACCCGTGTCGTCCCCGCCGCCGACCTGCGCGCCGAGGCCGAGAAGACGGCGCGGGCGCTGGCCGAGGGGCCGACGGTGGCGTACGCGGCGCTGAAGGAGGCGATGGCGTACGGGCTGACGCACTCGCTGTCCGAGACGCTGGACAAGGAGGACGAGCTTCAGTCCCGGGCGGGCGCCTCCGAGGACCACGCGATCGCGGTGCGGGCGTTCGTCGAGAAGGAGAAGCCGAAGTATCTGGGCCGGTAG
- a CDS encoding trypsin-like peptidase domain-containing protein, which produces MNEGKPTKAKWWSRPRSSEDAPDGDFELERPRPAPSTGTETATGDRATDGGDFELARPASATSRSTGAGDYELDLPLPERDEPAPAPPRPRPAREAGAAPAAGPGQGDADAAGLPDAGPPRQGDWDRQAAPAVEAGSRPHAGTGSVPAADGTSDAGRPKPLHEPDPYSTPPYGEPGPWAPAPPVQHPAATPAHGTVTAAGGALHAPVTPVTEGSHAHVPHPGASSVSPPVGAVPDPAFADAAPPVPPTAQEQPPAPAATPAYDTAPHDAAPPPAAPADPWGRYDPWAASAQHHDAAERAPKRRRGPRAKALVGGALLIALVSGGIGGGVGAYLERNGGVGTVELPQAGPEAAERDPDSVAGIAARALPSVVTLHVSGSEAAGTGTGFVLDGRGHILTNNHVVEPAGSGGEITVTFNSGDTAEAEVVGRDSGYDLAVVKVKGVTGLTPMPLGNSDNVRVGDPVVAIGAPFDLAGTVTSGIISAKERPITAGGEEGDGSDISYVDALQTDAPINPGNSGGPLLDARGRAIGINSAIRSADSGSTESDDGQAGSIGLGFAIPINQGKRVAEELINTGKAAHPVIGITLDMNYTGDGARVSAKGGDGGPAVTTGGPGAKAGIKPGDVITAVDGQRVHSGEELIVKTRAHRPGDRLELTLQRDGKETKVSLVLGSSGDD; this is translated from the coding sequence ATGAACGAGGGGAAGCCCACGAAGGCGAAGTGGTGGAGTCGTCCCCGCTCGTCCGAGGACGCACCCGACGGCGACTTCGAACTGGAACGCCCTCGCCCGGCCCCCAGCACGGGCACGGAGACGGCCACCGGCGACCGGGCGACCGACGGGGGCGACTTCGAGCTGGCCCGCCCGGCGTCGGCGACCTCCCGCTCGACCGGAGCGGGCGACTACGAGCTGGACCTGCCCCTGCCCGAGCGGGACGAACCGGCGCCCGCGCCCCCGCGTCCACGCCCGGCCCGCGAAGCCGGCGCCGCACCGGCGGCCGGTCCGGGGCAGGGAGATGCCGACGCCGCCGGGCTGCCGGATGCCGGTCCGCCCCGTCAGGGGGACTGGGACCGGCAAGCCGCCCCGGCGGTGGAGGCGGGGTCGCGGCCCCACGCGGGGACCGGCTCCGTTCCGGCCGCCGACGGCACGTCCGACGCCGGGCGGCCCAAGCCGCTGCACGAACCCGACCCGTACAGCACCCCGCCGTACGGTGAGCCCGGCCCCTGGGCCCCCGCACCGCCGGTCCAGCACCCCGCGGCCACCCCGGCGCACGGCACGGTGACGGCCGCGGGAGGGGCGCTGCACGCCCCGGTCACGCCCGTGACGGAGGGCTCGCACGCCCACGTGCCGCACCCGGGCGCGTCGTCGGTGTCTCCGCCCGTGGGTGCGGTGCCCGACCCCGCCTTCGCGGACGCCGCGCCCCCGGTGCCGCCGACGGCGCAGGAGCAGCCTCCGGCGCCGGCCGCCACCCCGGCGTACGACACGGCGCCCCACGACGCGGCCCCACCCCCGGCCGCGCCCGCCGACCCGTGGGGGCGCTACGACCCCTGGGCCGCCTCCGCGCAGCACCACGACGCTGCCGAGCGCGCGCCGAAGCGGCGACGCGGGCCGCGCGCGAAGGCGCTCGTCGGCGGGGCGCTGCTCATCGCCCTGGTCTCCGGCGGCATCGGCGGCGGCGTGGGCGCGTACCTGGAACGGAACGGCGGCGTGGGCACTGTGGAGCTGCCCCAGGCCGGACCCGAGGCGGCCGAGCGGGACCCGGACAGCGTCGCGGGCATCGCCGCGCGTGCCCTACCCAGCGTGGTGACCCTGCACGTGAGCGGCAGCGAGGCGGCCGGCACCGGCACCGGGTTCGTGCTCGACGGCCGCGGCCACATCCTGACCAACAACCACGTCGTGGAGCCCGCCGGCTCCGGCGGCGAGATCACCGTGACCTTCAACAGCGGCGACACCGCCGAGGCCGAGGTCGTCGGCCGGGACAGCGGGTACGACCTCGCCGTGGTGAAGGTCAAGGGCGTCACCGGCCTCACCCCCATGCCCCTCGGCAACTCCGACAACGTGCGCGTCGGCGACCCCGTCGTCGCCATCGGCGCCCCCTTCGACCTGGCCGGCACCGTCACCTCCGGCATCATCAGCGCCAAGGAACGGCCCATCACCGCGGGCGGCGAGGAGGGCGACGGCAGCGACATCTCGTACGTCGACGCCCTGCAGACCGACGCGCCCATCAACCCCGGCAACTCCGGCGGCCCCCTCCTGGACGCGCGGGGCCGGGCCATCGGCATCAACTCCGCCATCCGCTCCGCCGACAGCGGCAGCACCGAGTCGGACGACGGGCAGGCCGGTTCCATAGGCCTCGGCTTCGCGATCCCCATCAACCAGGGCAAGCGCGTCGCCGAGGAACTGATCAACACCGGCAAGGCCGCCCACCCCGTCATCGGCATCACCCTGGACATGAACTACACGGGTGACGGCGCCCGCGTGAGTGCCAAGGGCGGCGACGGCGGACCCGCGGTCACCACCGGCGGCCCTGGCGCGAAGGCCGGCATCAAGCCCGGAGACGTGATCACCGCGGTCGACGGACAACGCGTGCACTCCGGCGAGGAACTCATCGTCAAGACCCGCGCCCACCGACCCGGCGACCGCCTGGAACTCACCCTGCAACGCGACGGCAAGGAGACGAAGGTCTCACTGGTGCTCGGCTCCTCCGGCGACGACTGA
- the sigE gene encoding RNA polymerase sigma factor SigE translates to MNDTAADHSHADGPTTGHAHTATFSSDADGQAWTPPTWEEIVSTHSGRVYRLAYRLTGNQHDAEDLTQEVFVRVFRSLSTYTPGTFEGWLHRITTNLFLDMVRRKQRIRFDALGDDAAERLPSREPTPQQLFHDAHFDADVQQALDTLAPEFRAAVVLCDIEGLSYEEIAATLGVKLGTVRSRIHRGRSQLRKALAHRSPKARADRRSLAAGVPALGGGGTSA, encoded by the coding sequence GTGAACGACACCGCTGCTGACCACAGCCACGCCGACGGTCCCACCACGGGACACGCCCATACCGCGACCTTCTCCAGCGACGCGGACGGGCAGGCGTGGACTCCGCCCACCTGGGAGGAGATCGTCAGCACCCACAGCGGCCGGGTCTACCGCCTCGCCTACCGCCTCACGGGCAACCAGCACGACGCCGAGGACCTCACCCAAGAGGTCTTCGTCCGTGTCTTCCGCTCCCTGTCGACCTACACGCCGGGCACCTTCGAGGGCTGGCTGCACCGCATCACGACCAATCTCTTCCTCGACATGGTGCGCCGCAAGCAGCGCATCCGGTTCGACGCGCTGGGCGACGACGCGGCCGAGCGGCTGCCCAGCAGGGAGCCCACCCCGCAGCAGCTCTTCCACGACGCCCACTTCGACGCGGACGTCCAGCAGGCGCTGGACACCCTCGCGCCCGAGTTCCGCGCCGCCGTCGTCCTGTGCGACATCGAGGGGCTGTCGTACGAGGAGATCGCCGCGACCCTGGGCGTCAAGCTGGGCACGGTGCGCTCCCGCATCCACCGCGGCCGTTCCCAGCTGCGCAAGGCGCTCGCGCACCGGTCCCCGAAGGCGCGTGCCGACCGTCGCTCGCTGGCGGCCGGTGTGCCCGCACTGGGAGGAGGGGGCACGAGCGCGTGA
- a CDS encoding anti-sigma factor family protein, which produces MSGSRPEPEGHLAEQHLGDRLSALVDGELGHDARERVLAHVATCPKCKAEVDAQRRLKNVFAEAAPPAPSESFLARLQGLPGGGDSDGGGSPFSGLPGGFGASAASGVFGPRRDERFEFDYVPAGSHTPVLPSATSGRGFRIHEVGRHESDRSASRGLRFAFAAAGAVSLAAIALGGVTLGTPDTTTEARGSGSGSNVTPLRTPGSAAATGSESQRRRTAGPLLGQGQRALGDLPVASTTASAPLLPGMPAPAGGDARQQAVRALTTPVTAGAAAMSPLIRPLEAVPPLSLSSWSAAPEVRPPGLLAAPDPAPSPYPAASPAASSSPLR; this is translated from the coding sequence GTGAGTGGGTCACGGCCTGAGCCCGAGGGACACCTCGCAGAGCAGCACCTGGGAGACCGACTCTCCGCCCTGGTGGACGGAGAGCTCGGTCATGACGCGCGCGAGCGCGTGCTGGCGCACGTGGCGACCTGCCCGAAGTGCAAGGCGGAGGTCGACGCGCAGCGCCGGTTGAAGAACGTCTTCGCGGAAGCGGCCCCGCCGGCCCCGTCCGAGAGCTTCCTGGCCCGCCTCCAGGGGCTTCCCGGCGGCGGTGACTCCGACGGCGGCGGCTCGCCGTTCAGCGGGCTGCCCGGAGGCTTCGGCGCGTCCGCGGCATCCGGTGTCTTCGGCCCGAGGCGGGACGAGCGGTTCGAGTTCGACTACGTCCCCGCCGGGTCGCACACCCCGGTGCTGCCGTCCGCCACGTCGGGGCGCGGCTTCCGCATCCACGAGGTGGGCAGGCATGAGTCCGACCGTTCGGCCTCCCGCGGTCTGCGGTTCGCCTTCGCCGCCGCCGGAGCGGTGTCGCTGGCCGCGATCGCGCTGGGCGGCGTCACCCTCGGCACACCGGACACCACCACCGAGGCACGCGGCTCGGGCAGCGGCAGCAATGTGACGCCGCTGCGCACCCCGGGCTCGGCCGCGGCCACCGGTTCCGAGAGCCAGCGCCGCCGCACGGCCGGGCCACTGCTCGGGCAGGGGCAGCGCGCGCTCGGTGACCTCCCCGTCGCGTCCACCACGGCCTCGGCGCCACTGCTGCCCGGGATGCCGGCCCCCGCCGGGGGCGACGCACGGCAGCAGGCCGTCCGGGCGCTGACCACCCCGGTGACGGCCGGTGCCGCCGCCATGTCCCCGCTGATACGTCCGCTGGAAGCCGTTCCGCCGCTCTCCCTGAGCTCCTGGTCGGCGGCGCCAGAGGTCAGGCCGCCCGGCCTGCTCGCCGCCCCCGACCCCGCTCCGTCCCCCTACCCGGCGGCTTCCCCGGCCGCCTCCTCCTCTCCGCTTCGCTGA
- a CDS encoding DivIVA domain-containing protein has product MVMFLFLVIALAVVVAAVTLAVVGGGESGPLPDAAPERVGDALPPDRPVGRGDVERLRFPLVVRGYRMADVDDALGRLGAELAEREARIADLESALAGARAAAAHRHVVMDKPDREEQQ; this is encoded by the coding sequence ATGGTCATGTTCCTGTTCCTCGTCATCGCGCTGGCCGTCGTGGTGGCCGCGGTGACGCTCGCCGTGGTGGGCGGCGGCGAGAGCGGGCCGCTGCCCGACGCCGCACCCGAGCGGGTCGGGGACGCGCTGCCCCCGGACCGTCCGGTGGGCCGCGGCGACGTGGAGCGGCTGCGCTTCCCGCTCGTGGTCCGCGGCTACCGCATGGCCGACGTCGACGACGCCCTCGGCCGCCTCGGCGCCGAGCTGGCCGAGCGCGAGGCCCGGATCGCCGACCTGGAGTCCGCGCTGGCGGGCGCCCGGGCCGCGGCGGCCCACCGCCACGTCGTCATGGACAAGCCGGACCGGGAGGAGCAGCAGTGA